TGGCATGATGCGCTCTGTTCTGCTGTACCCGACCAAGATGTTGTACCCTGCCAACCtgcccatcaccaccgtcatGGAGACCCTGCACAAGCCCAAGGCCGAGACGGCCAAGCGCTTCAAGGTCTTTTGGATCATCTTCGTCGCCATCTTCTGCTGGGAGTGGTTCCCCGAGTACATCTTCCCCATCCTGTCCGCCGTGTCCATCTTCTGCTTAGCCGACCAGAACAATGCCGTCTTCACCAACCTCTTTGGCGGTTCGCAGGGTAACGAGGGCATGGGCTTTCTCAACATCTGTTTCGATTGGAACTACATCGCCGGCTTCGGCTCCCCGCTGTGGATGCCCCTGCAGACTCTCACCAACAGCTTCATCGGCTACCTCGGCGGCATCATCCTGTCCATGGGTCTCTACTACAGCAACATCTGGCGAGGCATGGACTTCCCCTTCATGTCCCAGCTTCTGTACGACGGCAGCTCTAACTCGACCAACTACGTGGTCTATAACGAGACCCTCATCATGAACTCGGACTTCACCATTGACACTGACGCCGTCGATAAGGTTGGCGTCCCGTACCTGACTGCCACGTACGTCAACtacctcatcaccaccaacgccaGTCTCACCGCCACCCTGATCCACATGCTCCTTTGGAACTACGACGACGTCAGCAAGGCCTGGAGCTGGATCACTCTCGACAAGCTCAAGTCGCTGCTTAAGCCATCCACGTACTTCTTCTGGAAGTCCACCGGGGCCCGGACTGAAGTCGAGAAGGAGGCGATTCGCCAGGACCCAACCATCGACCCCCATTACCGTCTAATGGTCGACTACGACGAGGTGCCCAGCAGCTGGTACTTTGTCGTCTTTGTTATCAGCATTATCGTCGGTATCGTCTGCCTCTACGTCATGAAGTCGACTTTGCCGTGGTGGGGATTCATCATCGGCACCCTCCTCCTGATCGtgctcatcatcttcttcggtgCCCAGTCCGCCATCACGGGCTTTACCGTCAACATGCAGCCAGTCATGCAAATGCTAGCGGGCTACATGTTTCCCGGCAAGCCattaggtacgtacctcaaCTTCAATcccacctccaaaaccaatCTCAGTACTAATCTCCTTCTGTCCCATAGCAAACATGTACTTCACAACCTACACCTACAACGGTCTTTCCCAaggcatcctcctccttcgcgACCTCAAACTCGCCCAGCAAAACAAACTCTCCCCCCGCGCCACCTTCACCACGCAAATGGTCGGGTGCGTCATCGGCGCCCTTCTCAACTACGTAATGATGATCAGCATCGTCAAGAACCAGGCTCCCCTCCTCAAGTCCGCCGAGGGAAGCAACGTCTGGTCCGGCGCCCAAGTCCAGCAATTCAACACGCTCGCCATCGCCTGGGCCATCGCCCCCAAAATGTTCTCCATCGGCGCCCGCTACCAGTGGGTCACGGCCG
The Neurospora crassa OR74A linkage group II, whole genome shotgun sequence DNA segment above includes these coding regions:
- a CDS encoding oligopeptide transporter; this translates as MDDGDNMAHNNSEIDDKTSSWPPEKVAADFHGIDEKHPDGQGSVDPESLEGETGPLETAEDIVTHVIAVDDDPSLSPWTFRMFFVGVGLSVFGGVLQEIMYFKPQVVYVSVMFLTVLAQALGTALSQLIPRKGAIGRFLNPFPWNRKEHTAAVLMASAASVSALSTEALSVQELWYGGYPSTAAGVFITLSSQLIGYGAAGMMRSVLLYPTKMLYPANLPITTVMETLHKPKAETAKRFKVFWIIFVAIFCWEWFPEYIFPILSAVSIFCLADQNNAVFTNLFGGSQGNEGMGFLNICFDWNYIAGFGSPLWMPLQTLTNSFIGYLGGIILSMGLYYSNIWRGMDFPFMSQLLYDGSSNSTNYVVYNETLIMNSDFTIDTDAVDKVGVPYLTATYVNYLITTNASLTATLIHMLLWNYDDVSKAWSWITLDKLKSLLKPSTYFFWKSTGARTEVEKEAIRQDPTIDPHYRLMVDYDEVPSSWYFVVFVISIIVGIVCLYVMKSTLPWWGFIIGTLLLIVLIIFFGAQSAITGFTVNMQPVMQMLAGYMFPGKPLANMYFTTYTYNGLSQGILLLRDLKLAQQNKLSPRATFTTQMVGCVIGALLNYVMMISIVKNQAPLLKSAEGSNVWSGAQVQQFNTLAIAWAIAPKMFSIGARYQWVTAAYLVGFLAPLPFYIMHRFVFPRQRIWSYLNTSIILWYLGELFVGLNASITSYYILGAFGQFYLRRYRPQWFVKWNYLVSAALDGGTQVMIFIATFAVFGGSGKAVPFPEWAGNHPNNLDYCKYNSS